In one window of Massilibacterium senegalense DNA:
- a CDS encoding DsrE/DsrF/DrsH-like family protein, with protein sequence MSKKVAIIAANGGLFDAYKVFNIATAAAATDSEVTIFFTFEGLNLIHKQGMQQLPMPAGKEHFKEGFEKANVPAIPELVEMAKDLGVTFIACQMTMDVMGLTKEDFTDGIEVGGAVTFLEFAGEADVTLTF encoded by the coding sequence ATGAGTAAAAAAGTAGCGATTATTGCAGCAAACGGTGGATTATTTGATGCATACAAAGTATTTAACATTGCAACAGCGGCAGCAGCAACAGATTCTGAGGTAACAATTTTCTTCACGTTTGAAGGATTAAACTTAATTCATAAACAAGGAATGCAACAATTACCAATGCCTGCTGGAAAAGAGCATTTTAAAGAAGGTTTTGAAAAAGCGAATGTACCAGCAATTCCTGAATTAGTTGAGATGGCAAAAGATCTAGGTGTAACATTTATTGCTTGTCAAATGACAATGGACGTAATGGGCTTAACAAAAGAAGACTTTACAGATGGTATTGAAGTAGGCGGAGCAGTAACATTCCTAGAATTTGCTGGAGAAGCAGACGTAACATTAACATTCTAA
- a CDS encoding sulfurtransferase TusA family protein: protein MNSDFFVDATGLSCPMPVVKAKKGIDTLQSGQTLEIHTTDQGSKSDLTAWAKSAGHELVNVEEVDGVFKFFIKKA, encoded by the coding sequence ATGAATAGCGATTTTTTTGTAGATGCAACAGGACTTAGTTGTCCAATGCCAGTAGTGAAAGCGAAAAAAGGGATCGATACATTACAATCAGGTCAAACGCTTGAAATTCATACAACAGACCAAGGTTCAAAAAGTGATTTAACAGCTTGGGCAAAATCAGCTGGTCATGAGTTAGTGAATGTAGAAGAAGTAGATGGCGTTTTTAAATTCTTTATTAAAAAGGCATAA
- a CDS encoding MMPL family transporter: MFNIIHKITDFSSSKKGAKLVVLFWIILAVVLSGVTEGAKAYKTGLNTTGLPDDAKSVIASEKVDQYFKEDTGVPALLVFYKEEGLTNEDVEKISSISKTIEDEKFDTVKEVVPVYNLPPQALGQFMSENKKAMILPVILKDELERSVMRDTVKEMNGLVKDELGKNSDITFKTTGPAGIVSDMLSLFASADIVLLLSTVVLIFVLLIIIYRSPILALVPLIAAGIINQVVGQTLGFFGKAGMLIESQSLSIMSILLFAVITDYSLFIVSRFKEELVKEENKFVAMKRAMREVSEVIFFSGSTVLAAMLILFAAIYVPYQNFAPIFSVALVIILLAGLTLLPALFVLFGRKAFWPAIPKVGAQKLEKKGFWDKFAAGVTKHPVTSGIVVVALLVVFSLNVFNIHYSFNLIKSFPDDMESRVGFELLEENYSPGDLAPIKVVIESNEALTMDQIKHIQKELEKQDGVASVTPAFSNPMEEARFKEESMRNNDKVAKIELTFENNPYDLGTLAQLDKIRDNEKDIMKKAGLADASLHFAGETATQADTKAASERDTMVVAILITVLITLLLGFQTKSLIAPIYMMITILFSFFAALGISSFIFDKGFGLDAISYRIPLYSFIFLVALGVDYNIMLISRIKEEVKTHPINEAIEIGLAKTGGVISSAGLILAATFAVLITQPIMELYMFGATVAIGILIDTFLVRTVLVPSIMMKLGKWSLWPQKLEISKEKVEK; the protein is encoded by the coding sequence ATGTTTAATATAATCCACAAAATTACTGACTTTTCAAGCAGTAAAAAAGGAGCAAAGTTAGTTGTTCTTTTTTGGATTATTCTTGCCGTTGTGCTAAGTGGCGTAACAGAAGGCGCCAAAGCATACAAAACTGGTTTGAATACAACTGGTTTACCCGATGATGCAAAATCAGTGATTGCATCTGAAAAAGTGGACCAGTATTTTAAGGAAGATACGGGTGTACCTGCATTGTTAGTCTTTTATAAAGAAGAAGGACTAACGAATGAAGATGTAGAAAAAATTTCATCTATTAGTAAAACGATTGAAGATGAAAAGTTTGATACGGTAAAAGAAGTAGTACCTGTATATAATCTTCCGCCACAAGCATTAGGACAATTCATGTCTGAAAATAAAAAAGCGATGATTTTGCCAGTTATTTTGAAAGACGAATTAGAACGCTCTGTGATGAGAGATACTGTTAAAGAAATGAATGGACTTGTCAAAGATGAGTTAGGAAAAAATAGCGATATTACATTTAAAACAACTGGTCCAGCAGGAATTGTATCAGATATGTTATCACTATTTGCAAGTGCTGACATTGTCTTATTATTATCTACCGTTGTTTTAATTTTTGTCTTATTAATTATCATTTATCGCTCTCCAATTTTAGCATTAGTACCATTAATTGCAGCAGGTATTATTAATCAAGTAGTAGGACAAACGCTTGGCTTTTTCGGAAAAGCTGGTATGTTAATTGAAAGTCAATCATTATCCATTATGTCAATCTTATTATTTGCTGTGATTACCGATTATTCCTTATTTATCGTTTCTCGTTTTAAAGAAGAGTTAGTAAAAGAAGAAAATAAATTTGTTGCGATGAAACGTGCGATGAGAGAAGTAAGTGAAGTAATCTTCTTTAGTGGAAGTACCGTTTTAGCAGCAATGCTTATTTTATTTGCAGCTATCTATGTACCATATCAAAACTTTGCGCCGATTTTCTCGGTTGCACTTGTCATTATTTTGCTTGCTGGTCTTACATTACTTCCAGCGCTATTCGTTTTATTTGGTAGAAAAGCATTTTGGCCAGCCATTCCAAAAGTTGGCGCTCAAAAACTTGAGAAAAAAGGATTTTGGGACAAGTTTGCAGCTGGTGTGACGAAACATCCTGTTACAAGTGGAATAGTCGTTGTCGCATTGTTAGTTGTGTTCTCTTTAAATGTGTTTAATATTCATTATTCTTTTAACTTAATTAAATCATTCCCAGACGATATGGAATCACGGGTAGGATTTGAATTGTTAGAAGAAAACTATTCACCAGGTGATTTGGCACCGATAAAAGTTGTGATAGAATCAAACGAAGCTTTAACAATGGACCAAATTAAACATATACAAAAAGAGTTAGAAAAACAAGACGGTGTTGCCTCAGTGACACCAGCGTTCTCCAATCCAATGGAAGAAGCCCGTTTTAAAGAAGAATCGATGCGTAACAATGATAAAGTTGCGAAGATAGAATTAACATTTGAAAACAATCCATACGACTTAGGAACGTTAGCTCAACTAGATAAAATAAGAGATAACGAAAAAGATATCATGAAAAAAGCAGGATTAGCCGATGCTTCCCTTCATTTTGCAGGGGAAACAGCAACACAAGCAGATACAAAAGCAGCAAGTGAGCGAGATACGATGGTAGTTGCTATTTTAATCACGGTCTTAATCACGTTGTTACTTGGTTTCCAAACAAAATCGCTTATTGCACCAATTTATATGATGATTACTATTCTTTTCTCTTTCTTTGCCGCACTTGGTATTAGCTCCTTTATTTTTGATAAAGGATTTGGTTTAGACGCGATTAGTTATCGAATTCCATTATATTCCTTTATCTTCTTGGTGGCATTAGGTGTGGATTACAATATTATGTTAATCTCACGGATTAAAGAAGAAGTAAAAACTCATCCAATTAACGAAGCAATTGAAATTGGTTTAGCGAAAACTGGCGGGGTTATTTCATCAGCAGGATTAATTCTTGCCGCAACATTTGCCGTTTTAATTACACAACCAATTATGGAACTTTACATGTTTGGGGCAACGGTTGCTATCGGAATTTTAATCGATACATTTTTAGTGCGTACCGTACTTGTACCATCGATTATGATGAAACTTGGTAAGTGGAGTTTATGGCCACAAAAATTAGAAATTTCAAAAGAAAAAGTAGAAAAATAA
- a CDS encoding TetR/AcrR family transcriptional regulator, whose translation MARKKLEYNELMDATEKLLLERGYGGFNFSVLAQALGIGRSTLYEYYSAKDELIAEYMKNVMDNFNCELRSISLQQDAKEQLQALINLMLKYSQIHSIIKILPLLENNSESVIQMKEQFKQEHLDILQHVKDIIEKGKQDLVIRSEIPTDILSMLLFNTINDAGFLPVDPEVWAKWIWDILYKGIEPRV comes from the coding sequence ATGGCCCGTAAAAAATTAGAATACAATGAGCTTATGGATGCTACAGAAAAGTTATTGCTTGAACGAGGATACGGTGGATTTAATTTTTCCGTTTTAGCACAAGCTTTAGGGATTGGAAGAAGTACATTATATGAATATTATTCAGCAAAAGATGAGTTAATTGCTGAGTATATGAAAAATGTAATGGACAATTTTAATTGCGAATTACGTTCTATTTCTCTTCAGCAAGATGCAAAAGAACAATTACAAGCATTAATTAATTTAATGTTAAAATATTCACAAATCCATAGCATCATTAAAATATTACCTCTATTAGAAAATAATTCAGAATCAGTCATTCAAATGAAAGAACAATTTAAACAAGAGCATTTGGATATCTTACAACATGTAAAAGATATAATCGAGAAAGGGAAACAAGACTTGGTTATACGTTCTGAAATTCCAACAGACATTCTTTCTATGTTGTTGTTTAATACGATTAATGATGCTGGCTTTTTGCCTGTTGATCCAGAAGTATGGGCAAAGTGGATTTGGGATATCCTTTATAAAGGAATAGAACCTAGAGTATAG
- a CDS encoding phosphatase PAP2 family protein, protein MKKRKQVIGIAAWVSAVVILIWLASVVPKKGPMLFDEQVIRIIETFQSNWMTNAMEWITELGGKPFLIFVLLAGTAFFLFIYRSYFITILFVIIVPLSAQLNHMLKQVFVRERPAINPLVDAVGYSFPSGHSTSSMVVYGFFIFIFQQSEWKYKNIAIVFLALFILLIGISRIYLHAHYPTDVLAGFAFGFIIFYPCTRLFHLLKQR, encoded by the coding sequence ATGAAAAAAAGAAAACAGGTAATCGGGATTGCAGCTTGGGTTAGCGCAGTCGTTATCCTTATTTGGCTAGCGAGCGTCGTACCAAAAAAAGGTCCCATGTTGTTCGATGAGCAAGTCATACGTATCATAGAAACGTTTCAGTCTAATTGGATGACGAATGCGATGGAATGGATTACAGAACTTGGTGGGAAGCCATTTCTTATTTTTGTTTTGCTTGCGGGTACTGCATTCTTTTTGTTTATTTATCGCTCTTATTTCATAACGATTTTATTTGTGATTATAGTGCCCCTTAGCGCCCAGTTAAATCATATGTTAAAACAAGTGTTTGTTAGAGAGCGTCCAGCGATTAATCCGTTAGTAGATGCGGTTGGTTACAGTTTTCCGAGCGGTCATTCAACAAGTTCGATGGTTGTGTATGGATTTTTTATTTTTATTTTTCAACAAAGTGAGTGGAAGTATAAAAATATAGCCATTGTTTTTTTGGCGCTTTTCATTTTACTAATTGGTATATCAAGAATTTATTTGCATGCGCATTATCCAACTGACGTGCTTGCGGGATTTGCATTTGGTTTTATTATTTTCTATCCGTGTACTCGCTTGTTCCACTTATTAAAGCAACGATAA
- the hemE gene encoding uroporphyrinogen decarboxylase, producing MTKQFNDRFIKACRGEQTDYVPVWYMRQAGRYQPEYREIRSKYTFFEVNHQPEVAAEVTRLPVEQLGVDAAILFADIMTPLPSLGIQVDIESGIGPVIDNPIKNEEDIDKLGILQPEKDVPYIMETIQLLREQLNVPLIGFGGAPFTLASYMIEGGPSKNYNKTKAFMHSDPKVWGKLMDKLADMTVAYLSAQIDAGAQAIQVFDSWVGALSKEDYAKYIKPVMHRVFEQLKGKGVPLIMFGVGASHLIKEWNELPVDVLGLDWRLSVKEAREMGVTKTLQGNLDPALLLAPWSEIEKKATEILNEGMEQPGFIFNLGHGLFPQVKVETVQRLTEFVHEYSFKNRK from the coding sequence ATGACTAAACAATTTAACGATCGTTTTATTAAGGCTTGTAGAGGAGAACAAACAGATTATGTCCCAGTATGGTATATGAGGCAAGCGGGGCGTTATCAACCAGAATATAGAGAAATTCGTTCAAAATATACATTTTTTGAGGTTAACCATCAACCAGAAGTAGCTGCGGAAGTAACACGTCTTCCGGTGGAGCAATTAGGAGTAGATGCAGCTATTTTATTTGCGGATATTATGACACCACTTCCATCACTTGGTATTCAAGTAGATATTGAATCAGGAATTGGCCCTGTTATTGACAATCCAATTAAAAATGAAGAAGATATCGACAAATTAGGAATTTTACAACCAGAAAAAGACGTTCCATATATTATGGAAACGATTCAATTATTACGTGAACAACTAAATGTTCCTTTAATCGGATTTGGTGGAGCGCCGTTTACGTTAGCGAGCTACATGATTGAAGGTGGACCTTCTAAAAATTATAATAAAACAAAAGCATTTATGCATAGCGACCCAAAAGTATGGGGAAAATTAATGGACAAATTAGCCGACATGACAGTGGCTTATTTATCTGCTCAAATTGATGCTGGCGCTCAAGCAATTCAAGTATTTGATTCTTGGGTTGGCGCGTTAAGTAAAGAAGATTATGCAAAATATATTAAACCTGTGATGCACCGTGTCTTTGAACAATTAAAAGGAAAAGGTGTGCCACTCATTATGTTTGGTGTAGGAGCTAGTCATTTGATTAAAGAATGGAATGAGCTTCCGGTAGATGTACTTGGCTTAGATTGGCGTTTAAGTGTGAAAGAAGCACGGGAAATGGGTGTAACGAAAACGTTACAAGGAAATTTAGATCCTGCGTTGCTATTAGCACCTTGGTCTGAAATTGAAAAGAAAGCAACTGAAATTTTAAATGAAGGTATGGAACAACCAGGCTTTATTTTCAACCTTGGCCATGGATTATTCCCACAAGTAAAAGTAGAAACCGTTCAACGTTTAACAGAATTCGTGCACGAATACTCGTTCAAAAATAGAAAGTAG